Sequence from the Sphingobium indicum B90A genome:
GACATGGACGCCGCTGCGCGTCACCCAGGTCCGGTCGGCGAGATCGATCGGTTCGGCGTGAGCGGCAGATTCGGCGCGGCTGACGTCCGGATGCCGGTGGCGCTGCCGGTCCAGTTCGGCAAGCGCGGCTTCGGCACGCCTCCGCTCCGGGGCGCCGAAGAAATCGAGCCGGCCGACATCCTCCAGCCGCTTTTGCAACCGGGCGATGTCCGTTCCGCTCGCGGGGCCGGTTTCCAGCAGGCGTCGGGCGACGCGGGCGATCTCCTCATAATCCTCGCGCCGGGCTGCATCGAACAGGGCGCGCACATCCGCGTCGGACTGCCCCGCGAGCAGGCGGGCCTCGATCAGCGTCGCTTCGCCGCCATTGTCGACGATCTCCGCCATCAGGCTGCCGAAGGCGGTGGCGCTCTCCTGCGAATGCGGCAGGACATGGACTGCATTTTTGAGCGGCACCGCGCCGATGGATTGCAGGCGGCGCCAAATCTTGACCCGCAAATAGGGGGGCTTGGCGGGAAGTTGGTGCAGCAGCGCGAGCCAAGGGGTGGCGTCAGTCATGATCATGATGCATATGTATCAATGAAGATGATTCGAAGAAACAGGAATATCAATGTTGTGGCCTTCTTCTCTTTCTGTTGCATGTGCGGCGGCTGTCCTAGTGGGTGCGCCGCACGCTTTTGCGCAGGATGACGGTCTTGCCTTGACCGGCAGCGTTCGCCTGCGCCTTGAGGAGATAGAAGGCCAGGCGCGCGCAGGGTTCGATCGCGATGACGGCCTGTTCAACATCCGCACGCAGCTTATGGCCGAATATCGGTCCGGCGCGTTCAGGGCAGGGGCGGAACTGTTCGACAGCCGGGCCTATGGCGCTGACCCCGGCACGCCGATCTCCACCAATGAGGTCAACGCGATGGAGTTGGTCCAGGCCTATGTCGCGGGCGACATAGAGGAGCCGCTGGGCAAGGGCAGCAAGCTCAGCCTGATGGCGGGGCGGTTCACGCTGAACCTCGGCTCCCGCCGGCTCGTCGCCGCCGACGATTATCGCAATACCACCAATGGCTATACTGGCCTGCGCGCCGACCTGGCCGCGCCCGGCGGGGTCAAGGCGGTCTTCATCTACACCCTGCCGCAGCAGCGTCGTCCCGACGATGCCGACGGCGTCCGCAACAAGCGGGTGCGTTTCGATCATGAGGGTTTCGATCTGGTGCTGTGGGGCGGCATCGTCGGCAAGGCCGATGCGATCGGCCCGGCCATGGCGGAATTCAGCTATTTCCACCTGGGTGAGCGGGACGAACCGGGGCGACCGACGCGGGACCGATCGCTCGATACCTTTGGCGGACGCATCATGAGCGAACCGGAAACGGGGCGGTTCGACTATGAGGTGGAGGCATTTTACCAGACCGGCAGCGTCAGCGCATCGCTTGCGTCCGGCTCGCCGCGCCAATCGGTTGCCGCCAGCTTCCTGCACGTCGATGCCGGCTACAGCTTCGGCGGATCCTGGAAGCCGCGTCTGTCGCTGGAATTCGACCGGGCGAGCGGCGATCGGCGGGGCGGGCGCCAGGGCCGCTTCGACACGCTGTTCGGCATGCGCCGGGCGGACCTGGCGCCGGCCGGTCTCTACAATGCGCTGGCGCGGACCAACATCGTGACGCCCGGCATCAGGCTGGAGGCGACGCCAGACAAGCGGTGGGACTGGTTTGCGACCTATCGCGCCCTGTGGCTGGCTTCGCGGACGGACGCCTTTTCCTCCACGGGGGTGAGGGACGCCATCGGACGGTCGGGCAGCTTCGCTGGCCATCAGGTGGAGGGGCGGGTGCGATACTGGATCCTTCCCTCACGCCTGCGGTTTGAATTCGACGGGCTTCTGCTCGCCAGGGGGCGGTTCCTGCGGGATGCGCCCAACGCGCCGGCGGGAAGATGGACGCGCTATACCTCCTTCAACCTGACCGCGAGTTTCTAGGCGGCGGCGGAGATGGCCGCCATCCGGAGAGAATTAATTACGGCATGAGAATTATTCGTTTGTTCGTGGCGGATTTCCAGGAACATTTCGTTTCACAAGAAAACCGAGAAATGGGCCGGGTGCGAAAAGCGTCCGGCCTGTCCGTTCTTTGGAGGGATGCCGCGTCGCGGGCCTTGTCGCGCGACGCATGCCTGAACGGCCCATAACTGCCCGAAAAGGGCCGAAAGGGAGCCATTTATGCAGAAGTTCTTGTCCGTTCGTCGCGCTGCATTGCTGCTGTCGTGCTGCGCTGCCACGCTGTCGTCCCACGCCTGGGCGCAGGAGCCGGATGCGGAAGACGCAGGAACGATAACCGTCACCGGCCGCCGCATCTCCCAATCGGCGGAGGCCATCGGCGAGGACAAGGTGAGCAATGTCGTGGCGGTCACGCGCGAAGCCCTGCTTTCCGCTCCATCGGGCATTTCGGGCCTGAAGATGCTGGAGCAACTGCCCGGCTTCAACGTGCAGACCGACGGCGCGCTCGGCCTCTATGAATTCGGCAACAGCGTCCAGACACGCGCCTTCAACCTCGACCAGATTGGCTTCGTGGTCGACGGCATTCCCACGGGCCGCAGCGACGCCTTCGGCGGCAGCCCGGTGTTCCGCTATGTCGACAACGAAAATCTCGGCGTGGTGGAAGCCGCCATCGGCGCGGGTGATGTGGGCCTGCCCAGCTATTCGACGCTCGGCCCGGTAGTGCAATATAACAGCATCGCGCCGCAGGACGAGATGGGCCTGTTCGTGTCGCAGAGCTTTGGCGATTTCGACATGAAGCGCACCTTCATTCGCGCGAGCACCGGGCGGGTGGGACCGTTCAAGGCCTATGTCAGTCGCACCAAGCTGGACAGTGATCTGTGGCGCGGCCCCGGATCGGTCGATCGCGAGCATTGGGAAGGGCAGATTCACGCCGATCTGGGCGGGGATAGCTGGGCGCGCTTCAAATTCGTGTCGAACGACTTCTTCGACTATGATTCGCCGACCATTACGCGGGGGCAATATAATTGCGTAACGCGCAATGCCTTGGGCCAGTGCGGCCGCGACTATGCCTATATCGAAAATGTGCCGAATACGACGACGGGTTTCGCGCCGACCGCGCCGGGCATCTATTATTCGAACAGCGCCTATACCGCCGTCTACAATCTTGCCATCAACGTGCGTAAGGACAAGCTGTACGGAGCGACCTTCCACGCTGGCATCGATGACGGGGTCTGGGCGGAATCGACCCTCTATTATGAGGACAAGGACGGTTACGGCGTGTCGCCCGACGCCTATGGCAGCACGACGCGGGGCGCGACCCCGGGCAGCTATCTGCGCTATCTTTATCAGTCGGAGGCTGGCCTTCCGGTCGTAGCGCCCAAGGGCGTGCAATATGGCTTGTCCGGCGTTGGCGGGGATCGTTACGGCATCACCGGCAAGCTGCATTGGGAAATCGGCAGCAACGCTCTGGAAGCGGGAGTCTGGGCCGAAACCGACAAATATCACCGCACCCAGGCGCGCTACAACACGGTCGATGGCGCGCCCGACAGCGCGCCCAACCTGAACGAACTGGTCTATCTGCGCCGCGACTATCGGTCCAAGCGCGACATATTGCAGGTGTTCGTGAAGGATACGCTGAAACTCATGGACGAGCGGCTGATCCTCGACCTCGGTTTCAAAGGGTTGACGATGGACTATGTCCAGCGCGGCTATCGCGACTTTGACGATTATTACCGCACCCGGACGATCGGCGGCGTCCTCAGGGGCATTCCCGGGTGGGGTCCGCAGGCCAACACCGCGCATTACACGGATATGTTCCTGCCCATGGCGGGCCTGCTCTACAAATTTGACGGACGGACGCAGGTCTTCGCTTCCTATGCGGAGAATATGGCCCTGCCCAAGGGCATGGACGACATCTATTCGGTGACGCGCCCCGGCACGTCCGCGCTGGTGCCGCAGCCTGCGCCCGAACGGTCGAAGAATATGGAACTGGGCATCCGCACCAACCAGGGGCAGCTCTATGCGTCGTTGGCGGCCTTCTACACGAAGTTCGAAAACCGCATCCAGTCGATCACCAGCTTCGTGCCCGGCGGCGGCGCGTCTACGGAAACCTTCTTCCAGAATGTCGGCCGGGTGCGTTCCTATGGCGTGGAATTTGCCGGCACCTACAAGCCGTCCTTCCTGGACGGCCTCGCTTACGGTAACCTGAACGTCACCTACAACAATGCCAAGTTCAAGGACAACATCATCGGCTCGACCGTCATCCCCCTCGCGGGCAAGTTCCTGCCGGACAGCGCCAAGTGGATCGTCAGCGGCGGCGTGACGGTGGAACCGGCAAGCTGGCTGGTCGCCAACTTCTCCGGCAAATATACCAGCAAGCGCTGGTCGACCTTCGTCAATACGCCGGGGTCGAGCGTGCCGGGCTACACTGTCTTCAGCGCCTATGTCGACATTGGGGACGGCCTCAGCTTCGGGCCGGTCAAGGGAATCAAGGCGCGGCTCAACGTCGACAATATCTTCGACAAGGACACGCTTTCCTACATATCTGCCCAGCCATCGGGCGACGGTTTCTTCCGGCCGCTTTCTCCCCGCACGTTCCAGTTCACCATTTCGGGCGAGATTTGATGCTGAAAAGGATGATGGCGGGGGCGGCGCTGGTGGCGCTGCTCCCGTTCGGGGTGCAGGCGCAGGAGGTGCCGAAGAAAGTTTATCAACTCCACCAGCGGCTGCTGACGCTCGACAGCCATCTCGACACGCCCGCCTCGCTCGACCTGCCCGGCTGGTCGATCGAGGACGAGCATGGGGTTCATAGCGACTATACCCAGGTCGACCTGCCGCGCATGAAGAAGGGCGGCCTGGACGGCGGTTTCTGGGCGATCTACACGCCGCAGGGGCCGTTGACGGAGGAGGGATTCCGCAAGGCGCGGGACTTCGCGATCCTGCGCGGCGTGTCGATCCGCCAGATGGTGGCGGCGGACCCGGCGAATTTCACGCTGGCGCTGGAGGCGAAGGACGCCGCACCCATCGCGGCGGCGGGCAAGCGGGTCGTCTTCATGTCGATCGAGAACGCCTATCCGCTGGGCGAGGACGTGTCGCTGCTCAAGACCTTCTACGACATGGGCGTGCGGGTCGTCGGTTTCGCGCATTTCGCGCATAATCAGTTTGCCGACAGCTCCACCGACCCGTCGAAGAAACCGCGCTTCGGCGGCCTTTCCCCGTTGGGGAAGGATCTGCTGAAGGAGATGAACCGGCTGGGCATCGTGCCGGACGCGTCGCACAGCAGCGATCAGGTGCTGGACGACCTGCTGGCGCTGTCCACCACGCCGGTCCTGCTGACCCATTCGGGCTGCAAGGCGGTCTATGACCATCCGCGCAATATCGACGACGCGCATCTGAAGGCGCTGGCGGCCAAGGGCGGGGTGATCCAGATGAACGCCTTCGGCGCCTATCTGCGCGCATCCAAGCCCAATCCGGCGCGGCAGGAGGCGCTGAAGGCGCTGTTCGGCCAATTGCGCGAGGATGCGAAACTGACGCCGGAGAAGCGGGCCGAACTGCTGGCGAAGCGGCAGGAGATCGACCGGCTCTATCCCGAAACGGACCGGGCGACCTTCGACGATTTCATGGCGCACATGCTCCACGCGCTGAAGGTGGCTGGGCCGGATCATGTCGGCATCGGCCTGGACTGGGACGGGGGCGGCGGTGTCGTCGGCCTGGAGGATGTGCTCGACCTGCCCAAGATCACCGCCGCCCTGCTGAAGGCGGGCTATAGCGAGGCGGATGTCCAGAAGATCTGGTCGGGCAATGTCCTGAGGGTGCTCGCCGCGGCCGAGGCGGCGAAGGGATCATAGGATTCCCGCGACAGGGGCGCCCTGATGACCGCCCCTGTCGCGCATCGATTGGGCGGGGTAGCGGGGTGGATCGCAATCGCGATCACCTGTCTCTTGTGCCGAGATGATAACCATTTCGCGTCCCGGCGGTTCGCTGATGGAGATCGTGCCGCTGGAGGACAAGCTGCTGATCGAAGCGCGCATCAGCCGGCGCGACATTGCCTTCATTCGTCCGCGGCTGCCCGCGACGGTCAAGATCACCGCCTATGATCCGTCCATCTACGGCACGGTCGACCGAATCTCGCCCGACACCTTGCAGGATGAGGTGAACCGCGACCAGGTCTTCTACCGCGTCTATGTCCCGCACCCGGCATTCCAGCCCGCGGACCAGGGACGGCAGGGACCACGCCATCATGCCGGGCATGGTCGCGATGGTCGAAATCCGCACCGGCCGCAAGTCCGTGTTCGATTACCTGATGAAGCCGATCAACAAGGCCAAGGAAGCGATGCGCGAGAGATAGGTGGAAGGGCATTGCGAAAAGGCGAGGGGGCATGCCCATTCCCGCCATCAGCGGTCCGTCATCAAACTGAAATATTATTGTCATCTTATTGTCTCTGAAATGCCATAGCGGCCGCAACCAGCATATCAGGGGAGTCGCTCGATGGGGGCAAGGACGTTCGAAACCGGGTTATTGATCGCGGGCGTGCTGGCGCTGACGCCGCAGGCGGCGAGCGCCCAGAGCAATGCGGAACTTCAGCGCCAGATCGATGAGTTGAAGGCGCAGGTACAGGCGCTGACATCGGCGCTCGCCGCCAGCAAGTCTGCGCCGGCCGCTGCCGAGCCTGTCGCGGCCGCTCCTGCGCCCGCCGCCGCGCCAGCCGCCTCCCTGGCCGCCGCGCCCGACCAGCCGCCGGCCGCCACGCCGGCATCGGATCCGGCGCCCCGGTCGAAGGCGTGGTACGAACGGCTGTCGCTTCGGGGCTATACCCAGATGCGCTACAATGCCTTCCTGTCCGGTGACGATAGCGCGCCTGCGGGCGTTTCCCGCCTGCGTTCGGTGCATGACAGCTCGATCTCGGACCGAGGCGGCTTTTCGCTGCGCCGTGCCCGGCTGGTGCTTCAGGGCGACGTTTCCGACCGCGTCTCGCTCTATCTTCAGTCCGATTTCGCCACGGCGGTGAACAATCAGGCGGGAAGCGAGCGGCGGGAGGGATTCGCCCAGTTGCGGGACGCCTATGCGGACGTCTTCCTCGACAAGGGGAAGGATTTTCGCCTGCGCTTCGGCCAGTCCAAGGTGCCCTTCGGCTGGGAGAACATGCAATCCTCCTCCAACCGCCTGACGCTTGATCGCAGCGACGCGATAAACAGCGCGGTGCCCGGCGAACGCGACCTTGGCATCGTGGGCTATTACACGCCGCCTTCGGTGCAGAAGATATGGGACCGGCTGGCGCATGACGGGCAAAAGCTGTTCGGCAATTACGGTGCGTTCGGCATCGGCGCCTTCAACGGGCAGGGCACCAACAGGACGGAACAGAATCGCGGCCTGATGAAGGTCGCCTTCGCCATCTGGCCGTTCGAACTGGACGGTCTGGGCGACGCGTTGGCGGGGCAGGTGTTCGAAATCGGCGGCTCCGCGATGATGAACGACGTGCAGCCCGAACTGCGCAGCGGCTCGGTCAGTCCGGTGGCCTATGACGACGATCGCGTCGGCATCCATGCCATGCTCTACCCTCAGCCCTTCGGCATCCAGGCGGAGTGGAACTGGGGCAGGGGGCCGGAATATGACCGCGCCAGCCAGTCCATCCTGACGAAGAAGCTGCATGGCGGCTATGTGCAGATGATGTATCGCGTGCCCATGGGTTCGATCGGCGCGCTGATGCCCTATGGCCGCTGGCAATATTATCGCGGCGGGTGGAAAGCAGGGACCAACGCGCCGCGCCTGGAAACCGACGAACTGGAACTGGGCATCGAATGGCAGCCATGGAAGGCGCTGGAATTCACCCTTGCCTTCGCCCGGATGAAACGCGCCGAAGCCGACGAGCGCCGCACCGGCCGCGCCGAAGGCAATCTTATCCGCACGCAGGTGCAGTGGAATTATTGAGGCGCGATAAGCGCAGCCTGTCCGGTCGCTATGTTCGCCATTGCGGCGTCTCAAACTCAGGACTTGCCTGACTGAGTGATTTTGGTGGAGAGCGGACGTTCCCCCTCCCGCAAGCGGGAGGGGGTTAGGGGGTGGGCTGGCGCAACATCCGCGTTGTTTTGCAACGGCCAAGTCAGAAGCTCCCCCGGATCAAGTCCGGGGTCGCGCCCACCCCTAACCCCTCCCGTTTACGGGAGGGGAATGTCTTGGGATGGCCATTTCCGGGCCTTTCCGAATTCGCCCAGGCGCGCTGGGTGCGCCAGGTTACGTGATCGCGGCGGATATGCATGCGCCTCGCATCGCCCGCGCTCGCCTCATGCGGCGGCTTCGCGCAGGGCGGCCGCAGGCGCGAAGCCCAATATCGCGCCGAGCGCCGCGATCAGGTCGGCAGCGGCCGTGGCGCTCGCGCGACGGGCGCGCCAGCCGACGTAAATGTCCGGGCGAACGAGCAGCGCGCCGTCGTCGGCCACTTCGCTTGCGGCCGCGAAATCGCCATAAGGATCGTCATATCGCTGGCCGGGGCCGATCCGGTGAACCGCGATCTCGATCCCGAAGGCGGCGGCGGCCTCGGCGGCGGCCTGTTCCCACGCCGCGCCGCTGATGCCGGTCAACAGAGTGAACCGGCCATTCCCGCACAAGTCCATCGCCGCCACGCGGCGGCCGTTTTCGCTGAGCCAGACGTGCGGCAAATGCGCGCCCGGGCGGCTGCTTGCCTGATGATAGAGTTCGGGGTCGCGCAACCAGGCGGGTTCGGGCGATCCGTCATCGACGACCGCGCCCGATGCATAGCGCTGGTTCATTTCGACGCCATGGCAATTATAGACATAGTCGGAGGCCTGGATGGCGGCGCGCAGCGCTTCGCGGCGGGCCGCCGCTTCCTGCGTATCGTCCTGGAGCGCCGCC
This genomic interval carries:
- a CDS encoding chromate resistance protein ChrB domain-containing protein produces the protein MTDATPWLALLHQLPAKPPYLRVKIWRRLQSIGAVPLKNAVHVLPHSQESATAFGSLMAEIVDNGGEATLIEARLLAGQSDADVRALFDAARREDYEEIARVARRLLETGPASGTDIARLQKRLEDVGRLDFFGAPERRRAEAALAELDRQRHRHPDVSRAESAAHAEPIDLADRTWVTRSGVHVDRIACAWLIRRFIDPQARFKFVDSRHYQPGEGELRFDMADAEFTHEGDRCSFETLLLRADLLDDPALVAIGEIIHDLDIGDRRFGRPETSGLGAILSGVCASTDDDLQRIAMASDALNQFHAFFSNRRTDR
- a CDS encoding alginate export family protein, whose product is MTGSVRLRLEEIEGQARAGFDRDDGLFNIRTQLMAEYRSGAFRAGAELFDSRAYGADPGTPISTNEVNAMELVQAYVAGDIEEPLGKGSKLSLMAGRFTLNLGSRRLVAADDYRNTTNGYTGLRADLAAPGGVKAVFIYTLPQQRRPDDADGVRNKRVRFDHEGFDLVLWGGIVGKADAIGPAMAEFSYFHLGERDEPGRPTRDRSLDTFGGRIMSEPETGRFDYEVEAFYQTGSVSASLASGSPRQSVAASFLHVDAGYSFGGSWKPRLSLEFDRASGDRRGGRQGRFDTLFGMRRADLAPAGLYNALARTNIVTPGIRLEATPDKRWDWFATYRALWLASRTDAFSSTGVRDAIGRSGSFAGHQVEGRVRYWILPSRLRFEFDGLLLARGRFLRDAPNAPAGRWTRYTSFNLTASF
- a CDS encoding TonB-dependent receptor, giving the protein MQKFLSVRRAALLLSCCAATLSSHAWAQEPDAEDAGTITVTGRRISQSAEAIGEDKVSNVVAVTREALLSAPSGISGLKMLEQLPGFNVQTDGALGLYEFGNSVQTRAFNLDQIGFVVDGIPTGRSDAFGGSPVFRYVDNENLGVVEAAIGAGDVGLPSYSTLGPVVQYNSIAPQDEMGLFVSQSFGDFDMKRTFIRASTGRVGPFKAYVSRTKLDSDLWRGPGSVDREHWEGQIHADLGGDSWARFKFVSNDFFDYDSPTITRGQYNCVTRNALGQCGRDYAYIENVPNTTTGFAPTAPGIYYSNSAYTAVYNLAINVRKDKLYGATFHAGIDDGVWAESTLYYEDKDGYGVSPDAYGSTTRGATPGSYLRYLYQSEAGLPVVAPKGVQYGLSGVGGDRYGITGKLHWEIGSNALEAGVWAETDKYHRTQARYNTVDGAPDSAPNLNELVYLRRDYRSKRDILQVFVKDTLKLMDERLILDLGFKGLTMDYVQRGYRDFDDYYRTRTIGGVLRGIPGWGPQANTAHYTDMFLPMAGLLYKFDGRTQVFASYAENMALPKGMDDIYSVTRPGTSALVPQPAPERSKNMELGIRTNQGQLYASLAAFYTKFENRIQSITSFVPGGGASTETFFQNVGRVRSYGVEFAGTYKPSFLDGLAYGNLNVTYNNAKFKDNIIGSTVIPLAGKFLPDSAKWIVSGGVTVEPASWLVANFSGKYTSKRWSTFVNTPGSSVPGYTVFSAYVDIGDGLSFGPVKGIKARLNVDNIFDKDTLSYISAQPSGDGFFRPLSPRTFQFTISGEI
- a CDS encoding dipeptidase, whose protein sequence is MLKRMMAGAALVALLPFGVQAQEVPKKVYQLHQRLLTLDSHLDTPASLDLPGWSIEDEHGVHSDYTQVDLPRMKKGGLDGGFWAIYTPQGPLTEEGFRKARDFAILRGVSIRQMVAADPANFTLALEAKDAAPIAAAGKRVVFMSIENAYPLGEDVSLLKTFYDMGVRVVGFAHFAHNQFADSSTDPSKKPRFGGLSPLGKDLLKEMNRLGIVPDASHSSDQVLDDLLALSTTPVLLTHSGCKAVYDHPRNIDDAHLKALAAKGGVIQMNAFGAYLRASKPNPARQEALKALFGQLREDAKLTPEKRAELLAKRQEIDRLYPETDRATFDDFMAHMLHALKVAGPDHVGIGLDWDGGGGVVGLEDVLDLPKITAALLKAGYSEADVQKIWSGNVLRVLAAAEAAKGS
- a CDS encoding HlyD family efflux transporter periplasmic adaptor subunit, whose amino-acid sequence is MEIVPLEDKLLIEARISRRDIAFIRPRLPATVKITAYDPSIYGTVDRISPDTLQDEVNRDQVFYRVYVPHPAFQPADQGRQGPRHHAGHGRDGRNPHRPQVRVRLPDEADQQGQGSDAREIGGRALRKGEGACPFPPSAVRHQTEILLSSYCL
- a CDS encoding porin is translated as MGARTFETGLLIAGVLALTPQAASAQSNAELQRQIDELKAQVQALTSALAASKSAPAAAEPVAAAPAPAAAPAASLAAAPDQPPAATPASDPAPRSKAWYERLSLRGYTQMRYNAFLSGDDSAPAGVSRLRSVHDSSISDRGGFSLRRARLVLQGDVSDRVSLYLQSDFATAVNNQAGSERREGFAQLRDAYADVFLDKGKDFRLRFGQSKVPFGWENMQSSSNRLTLDRSDAINSAVPGERDLGIVGYYTPPSVQKIWDRLAHDGQKLFGNYGAFGIGAFNGQGTNRTEQNRGLMKVAFAIWPFELDGLGDALAGQVFEIGGSAMMNDVQPELRSGSVSPVAYDDDRVGIHAMLYPQPFGIQAEWNWGRGPEYDRASQSILTKKLHGGYVQMMYRVPMGSIGALMPYGRWQYYRGGWKAGTNAPRLETDELELGIEWQPWKALEFTLAFARMKRAEADERRTGRAEGNLIRTQVQWNY